Part of the Stigmatopora argus isolate UIUO_Sarg chromosome 3, RoL_Sarg_1.0, whole genome shotgun sequence genome, gttatttttgaCAACGTTGTTATTAAACGTTCTGTTAGTACGCCATCACTGCTTTTGGGAGCAACCACACTCCGTAGACATGAAACCTGCAAAGCTTGaaattgtttgtcattttttttccttatccaATCATTTCTTTTGCCACGTGAGCCGTATCATTTGACAGCTCagacatatttatttatgtccaaGTGTATGTTATGAACACCGTTCATAATTGCAAAAGCCTTCGGGACATTGAATGTGTTGATGAATATCCGTGGGTAGATGCAAATTAATGCGTGCTCACAATGTAGGAATaagaattgtgtgtgtgttactgtgaaaaaacaataataattggAGTGATTTGCCTTCGTGTGACCTGCAGTTCAATTCCCATGATTCATAGCGATTGAGCAAGGCATTTTGTCAGGAttatatttcagtgccattgacattgaTAAACATTTCATTCGTTTGAACACAGAAAAAGCTAAACGGCcgttttgtgtgtttctcatgtGTGGTTCAAATTTGGAGCAATTTGTCCAACAAAATAGCTCTGAAGCAcgtcttttgtattttttggcatCTCATATTTACAGAATGCCAAGTTTTAATACTGTCTAATCACTGTAGGACCAAATTGCTATGCTAGTCTCCGTGCTAATCACCGCTCTTCACAGCACTGTCACGCAAAATTAGCAATAAAGTCCGCATATATGACTTTTTGTGATATTTAGCTAACCTTATTGAGGAGTTCCGCATGAAGGCGTCTTCCGTTCTCCACGTCACGTTCTTTTCCAGGTGTTGCACGTCGGGAATGTCCGAACGAAAACATGCTAAGTAGCCTCGAGAGGAAACCCGGCTCAGACCGGAATAGGAGTGATTTGATTGGGTCTTTGTTGCACAGCGCTGCCTGTGGCGGGAAGATAGCGACCAGACAGATTAGAGCACGCGTGCTATTGTTTGCTAACGGCCCTTGGCAAGCTAACATGTCGTTTTGGACACCATTAGCTTAAATTGACTCGCAATGCTATTGTTCCCAGTTGATGAGAGCCCGGTGGGAGCGTTATTTAGGAATAATAGTCGTAATTAGGAATAAAGTGGCATGTTTTTCGATGGCGACGTGAATATTTGGAACAAGTGTGCTGGATATGAGTCATCTGTATGTGTCAATTATGAAGTATTATTATGCTTTGGAGGCTTCTCAATGGACAAAGTCAAAAacgttttgggtttttttgccccaaaaaattaactcccttgccgccattgacgccgatagacgtccaatccattttgactgggaggagcgAATAAACGTgcgttcaaaatggattggacgtgtagcgccgtcaatggcgatgAAAGATGATTTAACgcttgtaaataaataatcaataaataggtcatgggatgagtgattagcgcatcggcgtcacggctctggggtcttgggttcaaatccaggtcggtccacctttgtggagtttccatgttctccctgggcttgcgtgggttttctccggatactccggtttactcccacattccaaaaacaacatGCATGCCAGGCTGATTGGTCACGGCTCTGGGGttcctggttcaaatccaggtcgctccacctgtgtggagtttgcgtgttctccctgggcctgcgtgggttttctctggatactacggattcctcccacattccaaaaaacatgcatgttaggctgattggacactctaaattttgcccctaggtatgagtgtgagtgtgattggttgtttgtctccttgtgccctgcgattggctggccaccgattcagggtgtcttccgcctctggcccggagtcaactgggataggctccagcaccccctgcgaccctaatgaagatgaagcggttcagaaaatgagacctaaataagtagtcaggtgCAAAATgtgactagattagattagattagattagaactttatttcgggaaatttcttggttgcagtagcaagacagacacaagagacacaagacattgtagacctaggtaaaaaaaactggagctaaAGTGGTCATCGGCCTTTGGAGGTTTAGTGCAAGTACTATAAAATAAGAAattagtcttgattaggtcctcccATGTGCAGAACTCCAGTTGAGTAAAGTGatggctcttgggaagaaactgtctttGAGTCCGAATGGCGCCGAAACAGGTAGATTTTAATTTCACTGCATGCACATTCCCGCAAATTGAGGCCCGAGTCCGGCACTCCGTCAGAAGGATTATTCAAGTATATTTCTTTCAAATTGTAGCCATGGTGGAGCGAAGTGACGACAGGCTGCCAACGGGTGATGAGCGGCAATCACCGTCGGGCAGCAACGGGAAAATCACTTCTCATCTTTCCCCTTGGAGAAACCTGCAATCTTCTTCTTTGGGGAAAAACCGACGTGCGTCGTCTGGCGGTGGAAAATCAAGGGGTGAGGCTGAACCACGACGAAGAAAAAATGTCAGGCTCTCCAgcgaaaacagaagaaaaactcTTGCGCAACATGCTGGGAAATGTGTTTTCCAAATGCCAAACATACCAAGATGAATCATTTCACAACTTTTCCCGACAAAATGAAGACACAAGACTTGTTTTTCAAATATTGTTTTCGGTACCGTCAGGAATCCAGACGTGCTGTCAGATTAGCATACCCATCAGAGTAGCATACCCGTCAGAGTAGCATACCCGTCAGAGTAGCATACCCGTCAGAGTAGCAATGTACccaacagtcaagctgtcagcgtcatacagcgacatctacatcatcttgaatttagtgcatactgattttAGACCTTTAAGTGCGCCCcatgtgtgtaaatatgtgccgtgttgtgtttgtatgtttttcataataataataataatcggacataggctttgtcatcattgactcgacaaaaaagccTAATTCGCTAAATaagtggaattgcaatcattaataagggggggaattggctgaggttgccaggtatgtaaTACATGTGCATTCCCCCGCATTTTCAGTATATAGATATAGCGTGTCatcaagcaatgtacccagaaagtcaagctgtcagcatcatacagcgacatctacataatcttgaatttagtccaTACTGATTTTAGACCTTTAAgtgcgagtaaatatgtgccgcgttgtgtttgtatttttttttaatcgcttaataagtggaattgcaatcattaataaggggaggaattggctgaggttgccaggtatgtaaTACATGCGCATTCCCCTGCATTTtcagtatataaatatagcgtgtccgCAAGCAATGTATCCAGAAAGTCAAGCTGTTAGCGTCATAaagcgacatctacacaatcttgaatttagtccaTACTGATTGgccaccccgtccactttggagaacattttcgacttttaagtgcgccctatgtcaGTAAATATGGGgcgctttgcattttttttatcgcttaataagaatTGCAATCATCAATAAGGGGAGCGATTGACCCAGGTTGACACAAATGtcataataaataaagaatcagtaaataaataagtagtcaacaataaataagtagtaatcaaCATATAATAAGTGGTCATATAGAGTCTCCATTTGGTCCTCTTAGGTGCAAAAGTCGAGTTGAGTATCTGAGAACAAagtgtccttgagtctgtttgtcttggctgttattgtCCTGCAGCACCTGCagtaaaatgataataaaagccttcaattggattgaaaaagcaGGAATTGACACGGCTCGCTTATCAAATTGTTCGCTAAATTGTCTCTCGCTCAACCCGGACAATTTTATCCTTTCCGCCGGAGGGCCGAGAATGGAACCCTGGTCTTTCGTGTCCATCTGGCGAGACCACAACATTGATTGATTGGATTAAACCGCCATCGCTCGCGCTCAAAGAGAGTTTTTACGAGGCTTTCGCTGGGAGTCCGCTCACCCAGAGACGAGCCAGATGCGGAAAAAGCCGCTTCTGGGAAGACTTTCTTCTGGAGGGATTTTGCCGCGTCTGTGGGAATTGCGCTCGCACGTCGGCCATTCATCACCAGGCCGGAGGGGGTCCGCCGCTTTGGTTTGGCCGCGACTCCAATTCATCCCAAAGGTGTTCCGTCAGGTCAAGTTGTTCCCCAAGAAATCTTTTCCCCCGCTTGGCGTGTTGGGAGCAGCGAGGGGAAGTTCCCCGAAGCGTTCCCACCGAAAGGCAGAAATTTAAACGCTagggcactggtgtcaaagtggcggcccaggggccaaatctggcccgccgcatcattttgtgcggcccgagaaagtaaatgatgagtgcagactttctgttttagggtcaaattcaaatgaagagtatagatgtatattaaatttcctgattttcccccttgtaaatcaataattgtcattttttaatccatattttctgcatttttagttcaaaaatcattttgtaaaatctaaaaatatataaaaaagataaaataaacattgttttagacctataaaaaactgaatattcagggattttaatccagttcttttaagctatttattgaaaaaaatctaaatattatatctaaaatggtccggcccacataaaatcgagttgacgttaatgcggcccgcgaaccaacccgagtctgacacccttgcgctagGGGGTTTGGCTAATTCACTTTTTCGAATGCCCCGCTTGAAGTGATGCTCGGGTTTGAATCCGACTTGAGTGATCGCGACGATATCTAAATACTTCAAATGAGCAGTTTTCTTTGGTTGGAATCGGCGAATgagctttattttgaaaattgtgCTTTAAAAAGCAGTAAGTATATTAATTGGATAATAATTCAAATGATTGATCAAATATTAGCTCCATTgtataaaacaatatataaaagGGGCTATTGTATATTAGCATTATGCTAGCAGGGGTTATCAAAACAAAAtggatttttgtattttgtgtgtAATTTTCTTATAATGTTTTTTGCTTGACAAAATCAGCaacattcaaaacatttttttaagaaaaaaaatgcctaaatTGTCCATTTGGATGTGCATATGGTCAAAGGTTACCTTGTAAATCAGTGACTAAAACCCCATGGAAGCGCAGCAAgatttgaaccctcgaccccgaaACGTTAAGCCCGACGCCCTAACCACACAACCACCTGCCTTGAAAACCCAATCAAACGATCGCAAATTTATTCCACTTCAACCGACTTCGAAAAAATTGCCGTTATATTTAAAAATCCTTCTTCTTGCAATTCTTCTGCGTACCTCCAGATGGCGTAagtacgtgattttttttttcacgttttatgcaagatagttttttttctcgaatttcattcatagacgtcattttttttggcgttttctcggtttatttttttctctattttgaaataaatgaccgtattggccgcattgttttgcgttatggcgtttcgtccgtgtcactttgcagtttcgtgcatgtcaagtctaatttatgcgcatataagccgtaccctggattcagtcatcatttttttgagcgacaaatacggcttatatgtgagacaATACAGTACCCGGTTAGACCCGGGAGACAAAACAAGCATTCCCGATACTCCCGTTCCCGTTGAGGATTAATTTGCTCTCCGTGCTTCTTCTTGGGAGTGAAGGCCTCCATAAATAGGAGATGATAAGttgggggaagggggggggttcctttacttaaccccccccccccgggtCAAACCAAGACGGGAAGAGGGACGCGAATGCCTTCCCTTGGGACTCGAACGTTGCCGAAGGCTCGCCGTCCTCCTCCGCGACGGACACACTCGGGATCACGGAGGAAACTCCGCAGCTATTTCGGCGCTACAACAGGAAACGTCTCGGAATTGTGGGCCAAAGGAAGGGCGGGGGTCCGTTTCGGACtatttgcacaaaaaaacatcGGAAATGGAGGAGGATATCTCCACGCGAAACGGAATCCAAATTAAGAGTCAACACGTCGGTCTGATTCATTAATAATTTTGCCATAAGATATTGGAatttcactttattttttttcacccatGTTTTTGCATTTCAATTAATGGCTTtaccaaaacaaatggctgagtgttaagacctaccgtatgtatacatgtacatctgtgtatgtatgtgtaaatgaaatggtcaaattcaacaattttaaggcagttttaagggtgcggcttctacgcggaggtggctaatatgcgagaaaatacaatattttatcaATGGGGGTCACCATAGTTTTCCTTCCCCGACAGCTGTAACTTTTATGGAGTTCACAATGTTGATGTTTGTTCTTCTACTTCAATTGAATCCAGACACGATTGGCAGATTGACATTTTGCAAGCAAAATGTGGGCGGggaaaatcaaaatgaagtgtTTGGAAATCAGCGTTCCCATTTTTCACAGGAGAAGTGGAACAAAAGTCAGCCCGGAGTTTTCCGTTGGCGTTCCACGGGACGACGCTCGACGTGTTCGTTAGTGGCTTGAAAATGGGAAAGAGCGGAGGGTCATAAATCAAGCCTTGGGGGCCTCTGCGAGAGATAAGCtaccagaaaaaaagtttgcacgAATAACATTCCACGTCGTCAGGCCGTTgcgagacgagtacgaggctctTCTTGATAACCGCTCGCTCGTTGTGATGATTTCCTTCTCGCCACGTGTCGGTGGGAGACGTGATGATGGAACGTGGGGGTTGGCTAACTTTATCTGTTCGCGCACATGAAAAAAAGGGTTTGGGCGAGCTAGCTTTCTCTGATCATCGCAGAGATGAGCTAGCACGGTTGAAGACGTGGCACCAGTTGGGTTAGAAGCTACACTGCTGGGAGTGCGTTTTGGGGCGTTTATCTACCTTTTTGGGGTAGGGGGGGCGTTAGGGGTGCGCCCATGGCACCAGTTGGGCTAGAAGCAGCACTGCTTGGAGAGACGTGTATCTTTccctcttttttggggggtggggggcgttAATTGATGTGCTCTTGGGACCATTTGGGCCAGATGTGGCACTGCTAGGAGTGCgttttggggtgtgtgtgtctctcttttagcgggggggggggggcgtggaGGGTGATTTCCGGATGAACCCATGGCACCAGTTGGGTTAGAAGCGGCACTGTTTGGAGTGCGTTTCGGGGCGTGTGTCTATGTCTTTTATTGGTAGGGGGGCGTTAGAGGTGCGCCCATGGCACCAGTTGAGCTAGAGGCGGCACTGCTTGGAGTGCGTTCTGGGGGCGTGAGTCTCTCTCTTTTTGTTTGGTTCCAGCAGTTTCAAGATCTCCGCGCTCTGGGAGTAGAATCCGATTCGGTTTGAAGTCTTCCAGGCAGCAGTAGCAGCAGCCCaacggtctctctctctctctttctctccctcattctctctctttctcctccttctcGCCGAGCGCGCTCCACAGCACACCTTTTAGGGCTCGGTGGGGCAGTCCCCCCTCAGTCCTCCCCCAAGCCACCCCACCTCCCCACCCATTCACACTCCCACCATACCCTCCTCCTGATccggagcagcagcagcagcagcagcagcagcagcagtcacAAGCCCCAATCTCTCAGCGTCGGCGGCTACGGCAAGACGATGGTGGGGAGTCCCCTTCCCAACGACAGCTTCCTCGGGGCCACCAACGCCTCCTCGGACCCGTTCGCGCGCGACGAGGACGTGGCCCAGATGGAGATCCTGGTCCTGAGCGTCACCTTCGTGGTGGCCGTGGTGGGCAACGTCAGCGTGCTCCTGGCCATGCACAACACCAAGCGGAAAATGTCTCGGATGCACCTCTTCATCCGCCACCTGAGCCTGGCCGACCTGGTGGTGGCCTTCTTCCAGGTGCTGCCCCAACTCTGCTGGGACATCACCTACCGCTTCTACGGTCCGGACTTCCTGTGCCGCGTGGTCAAGCACCTGCAGGTGACTGGCATGTTCGCCTCCACCTacatgatggtgatgatgaccGTGGACCGCTACATCGCCATCTGCCACCCGCTCAAGACCCTGCAGCAGCCCACGCGGCGCTCCTGCGTGATGATCGCGTCCACCTGGACCTGCAGTCTGGTCCTGAGCCTGCCCCAGGTCTTCATCTTCTCCCTGAGCGAGATCCAGAACGGCACGGGCGTGCGCGACTGCTGGGCGCACTTTGTGGAACCCTGGGGGGCGCGCGCCTACATCACCTGGATCACGCTGGGGATCTTCCTGGTGCCCGTGTTGGTCCTGGTGCTGTGCTACGGATTCATCTGCCACAGCATCTGGAGGAACATCAAGTACAAGAAGAGGAAGAGCGCCGGCCGCGGCGACGGTCTGATCGGTAACAACTCGGTGAGCAGCATCACCAACATCTCCAGGGCTAAGTTGAGGACCGTCAAGATGACATTCGTCATCGTGCTGGCATACGTGGTGTGCTGGGCGCCCTTCTTCACCGTGCAGATGTGGTCCGTGTGGGACGACGAGCTGCGATTCGCCGGTGAGTTCTCGCTTGAGTCGGCCCACTGACGCGCGGTCCTTTTACGCACGCAGCGATCGGTAATAGGCGAGGGAAGGGAAAAAAGGGGTTTTGCTCGACTTTGTACGACTTTGCTTGATGTGGAAAATGCAAGTGATAGACTATCATAACGAGTTTCAGTCAATTCTTTGGAAGTTGAGACTATAAAATTAGAGAGAATTATAGAGAAATAGTTTTGAGACTGTACAATTATAGAGAATATTTTTGAGACTATAAAATTATAGAGAAATATTTTTGAGACTATATGATTATAGAGAATATTTTTGAGACTATAAAATTATAGAGAATTATAGAGAAATATTTTTGAGACTATAAAATTATAGAGAATTATAGAGAAATATTTTTGAGACTGTACAATTATAGAGAATATTTTTGAGACTATAAACTTCTAGAGAAATATTTTTGAGACTATACGATTATAGAGAATATTTTAGAGACTATAAAATTATAGAGAAATATTTTTGAGACTATAAAATTATAGAGAAATATTTTTGAGACTATAAAATTGTAGAGAAATATTTTTGAGACTGTACAATTATAGAGAATATTTTTGAGACTATACGATTATAGAGAATATTTTTGAGACTATAAAATTATAGAGAATTATAGAGAAATATTTTTGAGACAATAAAATTGTAGAGAAATATTTTTGAGACTATAAAATTGTAGAGAAATATTTTTGAGACTATACAATTATAGAGAATTATagagaaatatttttgaaactATAAAATTATACAGAATTATCGAGAAATATTTTTGAGACTATAAAATTATAGAGAAATTATTTTGTGACTATAAAATTAGAGACACATATTTTTGAGACTATAAAATTAGAGAGAAATACTTTTGAGACTATACAattataaagacattttttttgacaCTATAAAATTAGAGAGAAATTATTTTGAGGTTaaaaattggctggccaccgattcagggcacccccgcctctggcccgaaggcagctgggataggctccagcaccccacgacccttTTGAGATCAAGCAGTCCAGAATGCGACGAGAGCCACCATTGGCTGCCACCTTTCCCCCATCAAACCAATTGGACAGCAACGTCATTATCAACTCCTCCGCTCCCTCAGATTCGGAGAACACGGCCGTGACGCTAACGGCGCTACTGGCTAGCCTGAACAGCTGCTGCAACCCGTGGATCTACATGATCTTCAGCGGCCACCTCCTACAGGACTTCCTACACTGCCTGCCCTGCTGCCAGCGAACCACGGCTCAATTCCGCAAGGAGGACTCGGACAGCAGCCTGCGCCGGACCACCCTGCTGACCAAGGCCACCAATCGCAGTCCCACGGGGAGCTCGGGCAACTGGAAGGAGCTGGACAATTACCCCAAATCCTCGGCGCCGGCCGAATGAACGCGCAGCTTGGCAACCGTTTCGGAAGGTACACAAAGCGTTCGAGCCCGGGCGACTGGAAATAACAACGCGGGTAAACTGCTCTTTCGGTTGGATCGCGGGCGACGGCCTACTTTTGGTGGGTTTTTGCGGGGGCAAGAGAAATTCGCCAATGGCTCATTTGCCGCCGGGATGTCGACTTGAAACGTCGTTCTGTCAAATCTGGCCGTCCGGTGGGAAAGGTCAAGGGTCGGCTACAGAAACGGGTGGCATCCCTGGCGTGGATGTTTTCACGGGATGGCGTCCGTGCCGTCGTGTGTGAACTGATGAAAATCTCGATTGGGTTTGGATCGGGTTCACATGTGACGATGCAAGGAAATTACTTTGATTtcacaaataaataagcaattaGGAGACTAATTAATCACTGATTTCACGACGATGTCGATTTTCTGGATGATTCCGCGTTTGGCGTATTTGCAAAGTCAGACgatattcaatttaatttgattcaAAAGTCGTTTCACGCAATACGTTTCAGGCAGAGCTATTTTTCCCCctgaagtaattaaaaaaataattaagctcattggctgccattgactgcggtaaacgtccaattcatcgTGTTatttcaaaagcaaaaaaaaagaaaaattaaaatatgacaGAAAATGGATTGGCTAAAAACACATATATCCGTTAAATACAAACAATTACAGAAGTAAACAAATCAtccaagtgaaaaaaatgacttttttggaatgtgttagCTATTAGCTAACTCAATGCTACATTTAGCCACATGGAGTCACTTGCATGGTTTCTTTCAGTGTTatttcaaaagcaaaaaaaataaaaaaggggtcTCAATCTTGATGAACATTAACTCATAATCTGCAAGGTGAGCTCATGTAGAAGTCATGGCGGACAGACATTTCTTTATTTGGCAATTTGTCTCCGCGACAACATCTCGTAACGCTCAGACGTGGCGATTGCGTCTTCTCGTTGCTTCTAGAAAGCTCAATTCCAGGGATCATGTCTCCTTTTTCTTgtcaaagattaaaaaaaaaatgtttcaaagaaCATTTGGACAACACTAACGCAGCCACGTCGTTTCTCTTTGATGACCAAccatcctcattttttttctgcccctCGAAATGACTCATGTTAGGAAATTCTGTGATCgatttagcctttttttttttttttttacttcacccACGCTTCTTTTTCATGTCTGTTCATTTACGGGTCTCCCGCAAGGACGTTTCTCATCCGGCTTCAAGGGTTTGGAGGCTCTTTGAAAACGGCTAACGTTTGTCAAGATGATTTGACGCGCAAAGACCACCGTTCGGAGGAGGCGGCGCACCTCGTGACCCCCGTGCGGCCCTCCCGTGACCTCTTGGTGGAGAAGCCAACGCATTCCTGACAGGGCCACGTCAGCTTTTATTCTCTTCCTTGATGATCGACTAAGTAGTGGGAAAAAGGGGGGGCTTTGTTTAGGCTTTAGTTGTATGCCGTTTCCTGTGCGCTAATGTGGCTGTTAATACTGTAATTGAGCTTAGCAACatggaattaaattgaattcaatgcttttattgtcattatacaagaataatgagatttaaagcttcaccacaaagtgcacaattaacaacaacaaaaaccagacacataaataataacactaaaaagaaatatttgataaataagtaataaacaaGTAGTCGATGACATAAATaattagggaagtgcacaaatgacagcAAAAAACGAACAGATGAAAAacaatctgttattttattgttgtgttgttatttttacactttcctacttatttatgttgttgactatttttacttattcattatttatctgttcgtttgtttggttgcacaTATacagtctgtttgtttgtttattgaattgaatgcttttattgtcattataaatatatacattatacaattattgttgttatttgtgcactttcctatttatttattgtttgattatttatttgtctgtttgttgttgttatttgtgcactttgtggtgaagctttaaatctcattacttGTATGACGTGTACAGTATTGTGCTAATTCTTAAAATCACCATGTTagcgttttatttttaaaatgatataattACCACGTTAAATAAAGCTAGGCACAAATGTTAGCAAATGaattgttccaactgatccagcacagatacTTTAACCAATGCACGGGACAGGTAATACAGGTACGGAAGATAGCATATGCTAATAGCATGATGCTAGCCGCTAATGCTATGGAACGCTGCATTATGCTAGCAAACATGGCGGAGCTTCGATTAGCCGAATCATAGCTCACAATAGCTCGGCAATCGATTTATATCTCTGGACGACTGCTATCGACACACCTTTCCAAGATGGCCGACGAATTGCGCATGCGCAGTGCAGAGCGTTGAAAATTAGCGTTCGTCTTCACTTGGACAACAACCAAGTTTTTTTGTGGTAAATTGAGAGTAGAAATTTGTTTGAAATGTGAAATCTACCAAGATTAGATAAACAACGTCATGATAAACATTAACAGAAGCAAACAGAGAATGCCCAGTCATCTATGTAAACACGGTAGGAGTCCTCCATTATTCCCAGTGATTTAAAAGGAAACAGATTCAATGAATACACTTGTAGATTTACGAACACTACTGCG contains:
- the avpr1aa gene encoding arginine vasopressin receptor 1Aa isoform X2, producing MVGSPLPNDSFLGATNASSDPFARDEDVAQMEILVLSVTFVVAVVGNVSVLLAMHNTKRKMSRMHLFIRHLSLADLVVAFFQVLPQLCWDITYRFYGPDFLCRVVKHLQTLQQPTRRSCVMIASTWTCSLVLSLPQVFIFSLSEIQNGTGVRDCWAHFVEPWGARAYITWITLGIFLVPVLVLVLCYGFICHSIWRNIKYKKRKSAGRGDGLIGNNSVSSITNISRAKLRTVKMTFVIVLAYVVCWAPFFTVQMWSVWDDELRFADSENTAVTLTALLASLNSCCNPWIYMIFSGHLLQDFLHCLPCCQRTTAQFRKEDSDSSLRRTTLLTKATNRSPTGSSGNWKELDNYPKSSAPAE
- the avpr1aa gene encoding arginine vasopressin receptor 1Aa isoform X1 — encoded protein: MVGSPLPNDSFLGATNASSDPFARDEDVAQMEILVLSVTFVVAVVGNVSVLLAMHNTKRKMSRMHLFIRHLSLADLVVAFFQVLPQLCWDITYRFYGPDFLCRVVKHLQVTGMFASTYMMVMMTVDRYIAICHPLKTLQQPTRRSCVMIASTWTCSLVLSLPQVFIFSLSEIQNGTGVRDCWAHFVEPWGARAYITWITLGIFLVPVLVLVLCYGFICHSIWRNIKYKKRKSAGRGDGLIGNNSVSSITNISRAKLRTVKMTFVIVLAYVVCWAPFFTVQMWSVWDDELRFADSENTAVTLTALLASLNSCCNPWIYMIFSGHLLQDFLHCLPCCQRTTAQFRKEDSDSSLRRTTLLTKATNRSPTGSSGNWKELDNYPKSSAPAE